One genomic window of Actinomycetota bacterium includes the following:
- a CDS encoding Ppx/GppA family phosphatase: protein MRVAAIDCGTNSIRLLIADIVAGKLSDVLRTMIIVRLGEGVDQTHEFSQAALTRTFSAVDVYAQLIFEHKPDLIRFVATSASRDVSNRADFFAGVKSRLGLEPTVISGDEEARLSFLGATKGLASSASTLEPPYLVIDIGGGSTEFVIGNTEPLRAISMDIGCVRMTERHLTQDPPTAEEVAAATLDIDAAIASADQQVHLSTAKTLIGVAGSVTTVAALALELAEYDSTKIHGSRVSATKVHEITSNLLRMTRSDRARLGAMHEGRVDVIGGGSLVLDRIMQATGLPEVIVSEHDILDGIAYDLVAD, encoded by the coding sequence ATGCGAGTAGCAGCGATCGACTGTGGCACAAACTCAATCAGATTGCTGATTGCCGATATTGTTGCTGGCAAGTTGAGTGATGTCCTTCGGACAATGATCATTGTTCGCCTTGGGGAAGGTGTTGATCAAACTCATGAATTTTCGCAAGCGGCATTGACCCGCACATTTTCGGCTGTTGATGTTTACGCGCAGTTAATCTTTGAACATAAACCGGATCTGATTCGTTTCGTCGCCACTAGTGCCTCGCGAGATGTCTCAAATAGGGCAGATTTTTTTGCGGGTGTGAAGAGTCGCCTGGGCCTAGAGCCAACTGTAATTTCTGGCGATGAGGAGGCTCGTTTATCATTCCTCGGAGCAACAAAGGGTTTAGCCAGCTCAGCATCGACCCTCGAACCACCGTATTTAGTTATCGACATTGGCGGCGGCAGCACTGAATTTGTCATTGGTAATACCGAACCCCTTCGAGCAATCAGCATGGACATTGGCTGCGTTCGAATGACTGAACGACACCTAACGCAGGATCCACCTACAGCTGAAGAGGTAGCGGCAGCAACCCTTGATATTGATGCGGCAATTGCCAGCGCAGATCAGCAGGTACACCTTTCAACCGCAAAAACTTTAATTGGAGTGGCAGGATCTGTGACAACGGTTGCGGCCTTGGCTCTTGAGCTTGCAGAATATGATTCAACGAAAATTCATGGCTCACGAGTATCTGCTACCAAGGTTCATGAAATCACTTCCAATCTGTTAAGGATGACCCGAAGTGATCGCGCCAGATTGGGTGCGATGCATGAGGGCAGAGTTGATGTAATCGGTGGTGGCTCGTTGGTTCTTGATCGCATCATGCAGGCCACTGGATTGCCAGAAGTCATAGTCTCTGAACACGACATCTTGGATGGCATCGCTTATGACTTAGTTGCCGATTGA
- the msrA gene encoding peptide-methionine (S)-S-oxide reductase MsrA, translating into MNAEHLFLKSDIHGPWAPEFEKIYFGMGCFWGAEKKLWAVPGVKVTAVGYMGGTASDPTYPQVCTGETGHAEIVLVVYDPAEVDFYELMKVFWENHDPTQGNRQGNDIGTQYRSAIYWTTDAQRDFVLKTKAAYREVLSLAGLPEITTEISAAEGKIFWYAEEYHQQYLIKNPNGYDCHANTGYALPSQDLIEL; encoded by the coding sequence ATGAACGCTGAGCATTTGTTTTTGAAATCTGATATTCATGGCCCTTGGGCACCCGAGTTTGAAAAAATTTATTTCGGTATGGGCTGCTTCTGGGGAGCAGAGAAAAAACTCTGGGCAGTTCCAGGCGTCAAAGTTACCGCAGTTGGTTATATGGGCGGAACTGCATCGGATCCAACTTATCCTCAGGTTTGTACGGGCGAAACTGGCCACGCAGAGATTGTTTTGGTTGTTTACGATCCTGCAGAGGTTGATTTTTATGAACTCATGAAAGTCTTTTGGGAGAACCATGACCCGACCCAAGGCAACCGCCAGGGCAACGACATTGGCACTCAGTACCGCTCAGCAATTTACTGGACCACCGATGCACAGCGAGACTTCGTTTTAAAAACTAAAGCTGCTTACCGAGAAGTATTATCCTTGGCGGGTCTGCCTGAGATAACAACTGAGATTTCCGCTGCCGAGGGAAAAATATTTTGGTACGCCGAGGAATATCACCAGCAGTACTTAATCAAGAATCCGAACGGCTATGATTGCCACGCTAACACCGGCTATGCCTTGCCAAGTCAGGATTTAATCGAGTTGTAG
- a CDS encoding MFS transporter yields MNFVITRQFRGLPREVAVVTAISFCVALGYGIVAPVLPVFAESFGVSAFAASAVISLFALMRFVSASPSGWLVNKFGERWVLGVGLSIVSVSSALAGSAQTYPQLLILRAIGGTGSAMFTVAAMSLLLHKVDSESRGRATSLYQSGFLFGGLAGPAVGGIVVHFSIRAPFFVYSATLLAAVITALSTLDKLPRSEVTSAEERIDQVEVMPVRQALREHPYRAALTVNLITSLTSFSLRISLIPLFVTEALNRDTKTASISFLISSVMQAVLLPTSGRFIDTRGRKPALILGSTILTTALVVLATGESLAALYLSMLLFGISAAYLGAAPSAIVGDMVKDRKGGQVIGLFQMVGDFGVIMGPLVAGYLKDSSGGYFVPFATAAAASLFAFYMSIRTRETRIKPEQTESNYNSIKS; encoded by the coding sequence ATGAACTTTGTGATTACTCGGCAATTCCGTGGGCTACCTCGGGAAGTTGCTGTAGTAACAGCAATTTCCTTCTGCGTTGCACTTGGCTACGGCATTGTTGCCCCCGTTTTGCCAGTATTTGCTGAATCCTTCGGGGTTTCTGCATTTGCGGCCAGCGCGGTCATTAGTTTGTTTGCCTTAATGCGCTTTGTAAGCGCTTCGCCGAGTGGTTGGCTGGTCAATAAATTCGGTGAGCGCTGGGTTCTGGGCGTAGGCCTAAGTATCGTCTCGGTTTCCAGCGCATTAGCCGGGAGTGCCCAAACCTATCCGCAACTCTTAATTTTGCGAGCCATTGGTGGAACTGGCTCTGCCATGTTTACTGTCGCCGCGATGTCACTGCTTTTGCACAAAGTCGACAGTGAAAGTCGTGGTCGCGCCACAAGTTTGTATCAAAGTGGATTCTTATTTGGCGGGCTAGCCGGACCAGCTGTGGGCGGAATAGTCGTGCACTTTAGTATCCGCGCACCATTTTTTGTTTACTCAGCTACGCTGCTGGCTGCCGTTATCACGGCGTTAAGCACTTTGGACAAATTGCCACGTTCTGAAGTGACATCAGCCGAGGAAAGGATCGATCAAGTTGAAGTGATGCCGGTAAGGCAGGCATTGCGGGAACATCCGTATCGCGCGGCACTAACGGTAAATCTAATTACCAGTCTGACAAGCTTCAGCTTGCGAATTTCTTTGATCCCACTCTTTGTCACTGAAGCTTTGAACCGCGATACCAAAACAGCAAGCATTAGCTTCCTAATTTCAAGTGTGATGCAAGCGGTGCTTCTGCCCACTTCTGGTCGTTTCATTGACACAAGGGGGCGAAAGCCGGCATTGATACTAGGTTCAACAATTTTGACCACTGCCTTAGTGGTGTTAGCAACCGGTGAATCTCTGGCGGCACTTTACTTGAGCATGTTGCTCTTCGGAATATCCGCCGCATATTTGGGAGCAGCTCCATCAGCGATTGTGGGCGATATGGTTAAAGATCGAAAAGGTGGCCAAGTTATTGGACTATTTCAAATGGTTGGTGATTTTGGGGTAATTATGGGTCCGCTAGTGGCTGGATACTTAAAAGATTCTTCTGGTGGCTACTTTGTTCCCTTTGCCACTGCCGCAGCAGCTTCACTGTTTGCCTTTTACATGTCAATTCGAACTCGCGAAACTCGCATCAAGCCTGAACAAACTGAGTCAAACTACAACTCGATTAAATCCTGA